The genomic stretch AATCCCGCTACACCCCCACAGGCGAGTATGTAGATTGGATTGATTAAAGCGTTGAGCAGACAGTCTATCGTATACAAAATTAAAAGTAAGACAAGAGCGGCGGCTGGTGCGACTTTCGGATGATTCCAAATACTTACAGGGTAATGTTGCATGAAGGCGATCGCTGGTAATAATAGCGATGCCATCACAGCGATTAAGCCAACTACACCCCTAATACCAAAAGCAATAATCCACAAACTATCGGTAATTGTGAGTCTTTTACCCCATTTGTCATAAATCTCATTTCGTCCCCATCCTCCCCAGCCAAACACTATTTTTTCCCGCGCTCTTTCTGAGAGGATTTTTTCGTTATCGAATCTAAACTGCACTGATTGTGCACGTTCTTCATTTAGGGTAGTAGATACTACAGCTACTATCTGCTCTCCCGGAAAGTTACCAGTCACTCCCAAATATAGATGCAACGAAATAGCCCCAATTACCATTAACACCAAGATGGAGGTACGAAGCCTAGTGGAAAAGAAAAGGATGAACAACCCAACAAGTAGTAAAAGTATTGCACCTGTAGATTTGACTAATATATTGGCCAATAACAATACAATCACAAGCCACTTGATTGGAATACCCCAAACTTGTTTGAGCGCCTGTGTTTTCCATAACCAAATACCAATTAGTGCAGCCGCCATCATCCATGCACCAACCATCAGCCCATGTTCCATAAAAACTGTTGGTCTGTATCCTCCATATCGTATTGTTTGGGTAAAATCACTACGTGCATGAAAGCCATAAAGCACTCGATGCAACTGCGGACTCATCCGGAGTTCAAAAAGACATAGAGGAATATAAATCAAACCACCGATGA from Chlorogloeopsis sp. ULAP01 encodes the following:
- a CDS encoding O-antigen ligase domain-containing protein; translated protein: MNPLVYVVIFGWIPFVLFLFRWMPTQKAVILSFIIAWLFLPVVSFELPGIPNYTKIAATCYGILLATIVFDIKRFSSFRFSWLDVPMLVWCLCPLPSSMTNDLGLYDGLSGVFYQVVTWGLPYYLGRLYLGTLDGLRRLATYTFIGGLIYIPLCLFELRMSPQLHRVLYGFHARSDFTQTIRYGGYRPTVFMEHGLMVGAWMMAAALIGIWLWKTQALKQVWGIPIKWLVIVLLLANILVKSTGAILLLLVGLFILFFSTRLRTSILVLMVIGAISLHLYLGVTGNFPGEQIVAVVSTTLNEERAQSVQFRFDNEKILSERAREKIVFGWGGWGRNEIYDKWGKRLTITDSLWIIAFGIRGVVGLIAVMASLLLPAIAFMQHYPVSIWNHPKVAPAAALVLLLILYTIDCLLNALINPIYILACGGVAGLIINQTQTKNQIKPNLVQIRTQRTLRD